In Lathamus discolor isolate bLatDis1 chromosome 1, bLatDis1.hap1, whole genome shotgun sequence, the following are encoded in one genomic region:
- the LOC136006358 gene encoding LOW QUALITY PROTEIN: phospholipase DDHD1-like (The sequence of the model RefSeq protein was modified relative to this genomic sequence to represent the inferred CDS: inserted 1 base in 1 codon; substituted 1 base at 1 genomic stop codon), with amino-acid sequence MRRCRTALLPAPVSVRLQAATTPLAPRRPEPGLPHAHFDRHPGTRALLRRQACPAGNENDAGIGTFSWEGGTDVGDLTTQPPVKNQHLARSVRTSAAARCSFSPLPLYGERRKRGSHRCQRFPQQAQNARGYADAANGQLRLLLKLQVPWKPFIGYDSLRIELAYCVLGPEPRESETASVEPVSKRSGLFELDVANAEPIXIPVMHGQWFIDGTWEPLEEEKNNLIEQSHLNCFKGQQLQESFDTEEQAKPVDRKEASHSLKVNCNHVDWHSVDGMYLYSDVPTSKIARTVTQNLGLSKALSSGTRLDRGYVEEATLEDKPPXISHIVFVVHGIGQKVDQGRIIKNTAMMPDAVRKTEEKYFSDLSTLAVFLPVEWRSKLTLGEDTVDSITHNKVQGLRNMLSSSAMDIMYYTSPCYKDELVKGLQQELNQLYTLVCARNPEFKEKGGEVSIVSHSLGGVITYHIMTGWNPVRFYEHLVQKEEEELQDRWMSYEEQRLLEELHITKNWLKELRERLHGLKASTISEPPVLKIKVENFFCMGSLLAKSLALRGTESQNS; translated from the exons ATGCGGCGGTGCCGCACCGCCCTCCTCCCGGCGCCCGTCAGCGTGCGGCTCCAAGCCGCCACCACACCGCTGGCTCCGCGGCGCCCCGAGCCCGGGCTGCCTCACGCTCATTTTGACAGACATCCGGGCACCCGCGCCCTCCTCCGGCGCCAGGCATGCCCGGCCGGCAACGAGAATGATGCGGGCATCGGCACTTTCAGCTGGGAGGGGGGAACTGACGTGGGGGACCTGACCACACAGCCCCCTGTGAAAAACCAACATCTGGCTCGCAGCGTGCGAACATCAGCCGCGGCCCGCTGCTCTTTTAGTCCTCTGCCGCTTTATGGGGAGCGG AGGAAAAGAGGCTCGCATCGCTGTCAGCGTTTtccacagcaagcacagaacGCACGTGGCTACGCAGATGCAGCGAATGgacagctgaggctgctgctaaAGTTGCAAGTGCCCTGGAAGCCCTTCATCGGTTACGACTCGCTGCGGATCGAGCTGGCCTACTGCGTCCTTGGACCCGAGCCGCGGGAGAGCGAAACGGCGTCAGTGGAGCCAGTGTCCAAGAGGAGTGGGCTCTTTGAGTTGGATGTAGCCAACGCGGAACCAA ACATCCCTGTGATGCATGGACAGTGGTTTATTGATGGCACATGGGAACctctggaagaggagaaaaataacttaataGAACAGTCGCACCTCAACTGCTTCAAAggccagcagctgcaggagagctTTGATACAGAAGAACAGGCAAAACCTGTTGACAGGAAGGAAGCTAGTCATAGTCTCAAGGTGAATTGCAACCATGTGGACTGGCACAGTGTGGATGGAATGTATCTTTACAGTGATGTACCAACATCGAAAATTGCAAGAACTGTTACACAAAACCTGGGGCTTTCCAAAGCTTTAAGTAGTGGGACAAGGCTAGATAGAGGCTATGTAGAAGAAGCTACATTAGAAGACAAGCCACCATAAATTAGTCACATTGTGTTTGTTGTGCATGGTATTGGGCAGAAAGTGGACCAAGGAAGGATCATCAAAAATACAGCTATGATGCCAGATgctgtaagaaaaacagaagaaaagtatttttctgatCTTTCAACGCTTGCTGTATTTCTTCCAGTTGAATGGAGATCAAAACTTACCCTCGGTGAAGATACTGTGGACTCCATTACTCACAATAAAGTACAAGGCTTAAGGAAtatgctgagcagcagtgcaATGGATATCATGTATTACACCAGTCCTTGTTACAAAGATGAACTAGTGAAAGGGTTGCAGCAAGAGCTGAACCAGCTATACACACTCGTCTGTGCCCGGAATCCAGAGTTTaaggagaaaggaggggaagTCTCAATTGTGTCCCACTCGCTGGGCGGTGTCATCACCTACCACATCATGACTGGCTGGAACCCAGTCAGGTTTTATGAACACTTGgtgcagaaggaagaggaggagcttCAAGACCGCTGGATGAGCTATGAAGAGCAACGTTTACTTGAAGAACTTCACATAACTAAAAACTGGCTGAAAGAGCTAAGAGAGAGATTACATGGGTTAAAGGCATCCACCATATCAGAACCACCTGTCTTAAAAATTAAGGTagagaatttcttctgtatggGATCTCTATTAGCAAAGTCTCTGGCATTGCGtggcacagaatcacagaatagttag